The nucleotide window ACGTTTAAATAGTCAGCAGTTGACAACATTTTTCCTACAAAAGTCAGAAAAAAACACTTTTAAGGGTTCCAACTGCAACCATAAACTGGTTTACTTGTCACTGTTAGCGCGCCTCTACAACTTTTAGAAGGTGTATATAAAAAAATACACACAACGTTTCGGCGCCAAAGTTACGGACAAACACAACAGATTAATTGGAGTTATCGTGGCAACGAGCAACACAAACGCAGCACCCCGCGACAATTGGGGTTCGAAGCTTGGCTTCGTAATGGCCGCAGCAGGTTCTGCTGTAGGTCTTGGTAATATTTGGAAATTCCCATACACAGCAGGTGAAAATGGCGGTGGCGCATTCATCGTTATCTACCTTGCATTTGTAATTTTCATTGGTTTTAGCGTAATGCTGACTGAATTTGCTATAGGTCGTAAGACTGGCCGCAGTGCAGTTGGTGCTTTTAAATCGACAGACGGTCGCTGGACATTTGTTGGGGTAATTGGCGTACTAAGTGGTCTACTTATCATGGGTTTCTACCCTGTAGTAGGTGGCTGGGCGCTGGCTTATGTTCAGAAAGTCGCAACAGGCCTGTTGAGCACACCTGAAGCAATCGGTGATAGCTTTGGTGGTTTCATCACAGATCCTGTGCAACCACTTCTTTGGATGGGTATCTACTTGCTAATGAACATCATCATCGTTAGCCGTGGTATCTCAGGTGGTATCGAGAAAGCAGGTAAAATCCTGATGCCGATCCTATTCCTAATCCTAATCATAGTATCTGTTAAAGGTCTTTCACTACCAGGCGCTATGGCTGGTGTTGAGTTCCTATTCAGCCCAGACTTCTCGAAAGTAGACAGCGGCGTTGTGCTAGCAGCACTTGGTCAAGCCTTCTTCTCTCTAAGTCTTGGTATGGGTTGTATGATCACATACGGTAGCTACCTGAAGAAGAAAGAGAACCTAGTTCAAACTACAGGTATGGTTACGGCAATGGACACGGGTGTTGCTATCCTAGCGGGTATCGCAATGTTCCCAGCAATGTTTGCGCTGGGTATGGAGCCTGCAGCAGGTCCTGGTCTAGTATTCGTAGTTGTTCCTCAGCTATTTGCTGAAATGGGCGGCGTTGGTCTTATCTTCGCACTACTGTTCTTCGTGGGTCTAACGGTTGCAGCTCTAACATCTTCTGTATCTCTACTTGAAGTTGTTGTGTCTTACCTAATCGACGAGAAAGGCCTGAAGCGTTCTACAGCGGTTCTTTCTGCAGCGGCAGTAATGGCAGTACTATGTGTGTTTGCTTCTCTATCACTAGGTGGTGTTGGTCCAACTCTGTTTGACACTGGCGCATTCGATATCTTCGACC belongs to Vibrio sp. 10N and includes:
- a CDS encoding sodium-dependent transporter, whose protein sequence is MATSNTNAAPRDNWGSKLGFVMAAAGSAVGLGNIWKFPYTAGENGGGAFIVIYLAFVIFIGFSVMLTEFAIGRKTGRSAVGAFKSTDGRWTFVGVIGVLSGLLIMGFYPVVGGWALAYVQKVATGLLSTPEAIGDSFGGFITDPVQPLLWMGIYLLMNIIIVSRGISGGIEKAGKILMPILFLILIIVSVKGLSLPGAMAGVEFLFSPDFSKVDSGVVLAALGQAFFSLSLGMGCMITYGSYLKKKENLVQTTGMVTAMDTGVAILAGIAMFPAMFALGMEPAAGPGLVFVVVPQLFAEMGGVGLIFALLFFVGLTVAALTSSVSLLEVVVSYLIDEKGLKRSTAVLSAAAVMAVLCVFASLSLGGVGPTLFDTGAFDIFDLLTDKIFLAVGGMLVCIFAGWRLSREELEKEITNDGEVKFPLFGLWYNLVKFVIPVAVAIVAFAGISSGFDSGKGPIMLVGLGIIALTGVLSKKL